From a region of the Sinorhizobium chiapasense genome:
- the hypB gene encoding hydrogenase nickel incorporation protein HypB: MCAICGCGTSPVEGHKHEAGSHGHGHGGGPDHDHHHHHGDDHHSHHHAEDGSADCRQGIAGVHVPGMSQERIIQVEREILSKNDTYATENRRHFADQGVFALNFVSSPGSGKTSLLVRTISELKERVTINVIEGDQQTSNDAARIRETGARAVQINTGKGCHLDAHMVGHAVEDLAPEPGSVLFIENVGNLVCPAAFDLGEAHKVVVLSVTEGEDKPLKYPDMFAAADLMILNKADLLPHLDFDVGLCISNARLVNPRLQTLIVSARTGEGMEALYSWLEASAARQDKQSKVV; encoded by the coding sequence ATGTGTGCAATATGCGGTTGCGGGACATCGCCTGTCGAAGGCCACAAGCACGAGGCGGGCAGCCATGGTCATGGCCACGGCGGTGGGCCCGACCATGACCATCATCACCACCATGGTGACGATCATCATTCTCACCATCATGCAGAGGACGGCTCGGCCGACTGCCGCCAGGGCATTGCCGGCGTGCATGTTCCTGGCATGAGCCAGGAACGGATCATCCAGGTCGAGAGGGAGATCCTCTCCAAGAACGACACCTATGCCACCGAAAATCGGAGACATTTCGCAGACCAGGGCGTTTTCGCGCTCAACTTCGTCTCCAGCCCGGGCTCGGGCAAGACCAGCCTGCTTGTGCGGACGATCAGCGAGCTCAAGGAGCGTGTTACGATCAATGTCATCGAAGGCGACCAGCAGACCTCGAATGACGCGGCCCGCATTCGCGAGACAGGCGCCCGCGCAGTTCAGATCAACACCGGCAAGGGATGCCATCTCGACGCCCATATGGTCGGCCATGCGGTCGAGGATCTCGCGCCTGAGCCGGGCTCTGTGCTCTTCATCGAGAATGTCGGTAATCTTGTCTGTCCCGCCGCTTTCGATCTTGGCGAGGCTCACAAGGTCGTGGTGCTCTCGGTCACCGAGGGCGAGGACAAGCCGCTCAAATATCCCGACATGTTCGCCGCCGCCGACCTGATGATCCTCAATAAGGCGGACCTGCTCCCGCATCTCGACTTCGATGTCGGGCTGTGCATTTCCAACGCGCGGCTCGTCAATCCGCGGCTGCAGACGCTGATTGTCTCCGCCCGCACGGGGGAGGGGATGGAGGCCTTATATAGCTGGCTCGAAGCATCCGCTGCGCGGCAAGATAAGCAATCGAAGGTGGTGTGA
- the hypA gene encoding hydrogenase maturation nickel metallochaperone HypA: MHEMSLMESVIEIICETARLNGARRVKSVRLDVGVLSHVDPDALLFCYEAVRHGTLADRARLEINRIAGEGWCLDCGTAVALKERFGACPHCGRHRVQMTAGDELKIRDMEVI, translated from the coding sequence ATGCATGAAATGTCACTGATGGAAAGCGTGATCGAGATCATCTGCGAGACCGCGCGCCTGAATGGTGCAAGGCGGGTCAAGTCGGTCCGTCTCGATGTCGGCGTACTGAGCCACGTCGATCCCGACGCGTTGCTCTTCTGTTACGAAGCGGTGCGGCACGGCACGCTCGCGGATCGCGCGCGGCTCGAGATCAACCGCATCGCCGGCGAGGGCTGGTGCCTCGATTGCGGCACGGCAGTTGCTTTGAAGGAACGGTTCGGCGCCTGCCCGCATTGCGGGCGCCATCGCGTGCAAATGACGGCAGGCGACGAATTGAAAATCAGGGACATGGAGGTGATTTGA
- a CDS encoding HypC/HybG/HupF family hydrogenase formation chaperone yields the protein MCLAIPVEVREVLPDEMARVTLDGVSKIISTALIDDVRPGDYVILHVGYALTKINPEEAERTLALIQEAAMGHAT from the coding sequence ATGTGCCTAGCCATACCGGTCGAGGTCAGGGAAGTGCTGCCCGACGAAATGGCGAGAGTCACGCTCGACGGCGTCTCGAAAATCATCTCGACGGCGCTGATCGACGATGTCCGGCCGGGCGACTACGTCATCCTCCATGTCGGCTATGCGCTGACGAAGATTAATCCTGAGGAGGCGGAGCGAACGCTGGCGCTGATCCAGGAAGCCGCGATGGGTCATGCGACATGA
- a CDS encoding nickel-dependent hydrogenase large subunit produces MTFLRGPGKMRIAVTVSRAVACSVEVKANRPLGLTRMFVGRRPEDAPRLARQVFSLCGFSQSVASRLAVLNAADLPMGEEERAAAAAGLHAERIFETLRALILHWPSPLSAALAAAAGGYLRKALAASQAIITEARTGKINPRHLASAIARLCSAAAAMGISGPGDMTVSGSVCAAMLKDIDDDRVFVGRRPNALTVEDDLEVIARLCDEPDYTRLPHLPGRVVETGAYARRAAAGASAGSHLAQRFLARIGDVRFCLGQLTTLAGTGEVDWPTLACGAPTPGAGGYGAVECARGRLYHQAEIGDDGRLSAYRILAPTEWNFHPAGPFVETLLGSRIGSDHSATRSVSRLAVLFDPCVAIEVAIREAANA; encoded by the coding sequence ATGACATTCCTTCGCGGGCCGGGCAAGATGAGGATCGCAGTGACGGTGTCGCGCGCAGTTGCCTGTTCCGTCGAAGTTAAAGCGAACCGTCCGCTGGGGCTAACTCGCATGTTCGTCGGACGCCGGCCGGAGGACGCGCCCAGACTCGCACGGCAGGTGTTTTCGCTCTGTGGCTTTTCGCAGTCGGTTGCCTCCAGGCTCGCGGTCCTCAATGCGGCGGATCTACCGATGGGTGAAGAGGAGCGCGCCGCCGCCGCCGCAGGTCTGCACGCGGAACGGATCTTCGAAACACTGCGGGCGCTGATCCTCCATTGGCCGTCGCCATTGTCCGCCGCGCTCGCGGCGGCCGCCGGCGGATATCTGCGAAAGGCACTGGCCGCCTCACAAGCGATCATTACGGAGGCGCGTACCGGCAAGATCAACCCACGACACCTCGCTTCGGCGATCGCCCGCCTCTGCTCGGCGGCTGCGGCGATGGGAATTTCCGGCCCGGGCGACATGACAGTGTCGGGATCGGTCTGCGCAGCAATGCTGAAAGATATAGACGACGATCGCGTTTTCGTTGGCCGGAGACCCAACGCGCTGACCGTCGAAGATGATCTGGAGGTCATCGCCCGGCTTTGTGATGAACCCGATTATACGAGACTGCCGCATCTTCCCGGCCGGGTTGTCGAGACGGGGGCCTACGCCCGGCGCGCAGCGGCGGGAGCTTCCGCGGGCTCCCATCTCGCGCAGCGGTTCCTGGCCCGGATCGGCGATGTCCGGTTCTGCCTCGGGCAACTAACGACTCTCGCCGGTACCGGCGAAGTTGACTGGCCAACGCTCGCCTGCGGTGCGCCGACGCCGGGCGCGGGCGGTTACGGCGCCGTGGAATGCGCGCGGGGCCGGCTCTATCATCAGGCAGAGATAGGCGACGACGGCAGGCTTTCGGCCTATCGCATCCTTGCCCCGACGGAATGGAACTTTCACCCGGCCGGTCCTTTCGTAGAAACTCTTCTGGGGTCGCGGATCGGCTCCGACCATTCCGCTACCCGGTCTGTCTCGCGGCTCGCCGTCCTGTTCGATCCTTGCGTGGCTATCGAAGTCGCTATCCGCGAGGCCGCAAATGCATGA
- a CDS encoding beta-ketoacyl-ACP synthase III, which translates to MSGAPASRLAGIGHAVPDRRVENAEIEMRLGLEPGWIERRTGIRTRYWVDDGDTLSGLAARAGEAALNNAGIARGEIALTLLATSTPDHLLPPSAPLLAHRLRLLNSGAIDLAGACSGFVYALTLADGFVRAQGRPVLVVAANILSRRINSAERASAVLFADAAGAVVLAPSDEVEKGILGVDLASDGSRYGLISIPAGGSNRPFASGIPAEDFLMTMRDGREMFAQAVEMMATCGARALAAAGLDATRIDRFVPHQANARIFDAVSDRLGIDPGRTVRTIDNYGNSSAATIALSLSLSHQTRPLVSGEKLLLTAAGAGLTGGAVVFGV; encoded by the coding sequence ATGAGCGGCGCACCTGCATCGCGTCTTGCGGGGATCGGCCACGCCGTGCCGGACCGACGCGTCGAAAATGCCGAGATCGAAATGAGACTCGGACTGGAGCCGGGCTGGATCGAACGCCGAACGGGTATTCGAACGAGGTACTGGGTTGACGATGGCGACACCCTCAGCGGACTTGCGGCGAGGGCCGGAGAAGCTGCTCTCAACAACGCGGGCATCGCGCGCGGAGAGATTGCGCTGACGCTGCTGGCCACATCGACGCCTGATCATCTTCTCCCGCCGTCTGCCCCGTTGCTCGCTCACCGTCTTCGCCTTTTGAACAGCGGTGCGATCGATCTTGCCGGCGCCTGCTCGGGCTTTGTCTACGCACTGACACTTGCCGACGGGTTCGTGCGCGCGCAGGGCCGGCCGGTCCTGGTCGTGGCGGCAAATATCTTGAGCCGGAGGATCAATTCGGCCGAGCGCGCAAGCGCGGTCCTTTTCGCGGATGCCGCCGGAGCCGTCGTGCTGGCGCCATCGGACGAGGTCGAGAAGGGAATTCTCGGTGTCGATCTCGCCTCGGACGGAAGCCGTTATGGTCTGATCTCCATTCCTGCCGGCGGCAGCAACCGGCCCTTCGCTTCAGGCATCCCGGCGGAGGATTTTCTGATGACTATGCGCGATGGCCGCGAGATGTTCGCGCAGGCCGTTGAGATGATGGCGACCTGCGGCGCCCGGGCACTCGCCGCCGCCGGTCTGGACGCGACAAGGATAGACCGCTTCGTGCCTCACCAAGCCAATGCCCGAATTTTTGATGCCGTCAGCGACAGGCTCGGCATCGACCCGGGACGAACAGTGCGAACGATCGACAATTATGGGAATTCGTCAGCGGCGACCATAGCGCTTTCCCTGTCGCTCTCGCATCAAACCAGGCCACTTGTTTCCGGCGAAAAGCTGTTGCTGACCGCCGCTGGAGCCGGCTTAACCGGAGGTGCTGTCGTTTTCGGGGTATAG
- the hypE gene encoding hydrogenase expression/formation protein HypE, producing the protein MKMMMEAYSRNLDVANGRVDLSHGAGGRAMGQLIEGIFHKAFDNIWLRAGNDQSAFTVPGARMVMSTDGYVVSPLFFPGGNIGSLAVHGTINDIAMAAARPLYLSASFIIEEGFPLADLERIAESMGVASRAAGVPIITGDTKVVERGKADGVFISTSGVGVVPDGLDLRADAARPGDAVILSGSIGDHGIAVMSKRENLEFDAAVVSDSAALHGLVAAMVEAGGRQIRLMRDPTRGGIAATLNEIASQSKVGFHIDEEAIPVKPEVAAACELLGLDPLNVANEGKLVAVAGPEGAKAILAAMRAHPLGREAALVGHVVADDDCFVQMSTCFGGGRIVDWLSGEQLPRIC; encoded by the coding sequence ATGAAAATGATGATGGAGGCGTACAGCCGAAACCTCGACGTTGCCAATGGGCGGGTCGATCTCTCCCATGGCGCCGGCGGACGTGCAATGGGACAGCTCATAGAGGGCATCTTTCACAAGGCCTTCGACAACATCTGGCTGCGCGCCGGCAACGACCAGTCGGCCTTCACGGTCCCGGGCGCACGCATGGTCATGAGCACTGACGGCTATGTCGTCTCGCCGCTGTTCTTTCCCGGCGGGAATATTGGCTCGCTCGCCGTGCACGGCACGATCAACGATATCGCCATGGCCGCTGCCCGACCGCTCTATCTCTCGGCGAGCTTCATCATCGAGGAGGGTTTTCCGCTCGCCGATCTCGAACGCATCGCCGAAAGCATGGGCGTTGCTTCGCGCGCGGCCGGTGTGCCGATTATCACCGGCGATACCAAGGTGGTCGAGCGAGGCAAGGCCGACGGTGTCTTCATTTCGACGTCCGGCGTCGGCGTGGTGCCGGACGGGCTCGATCTGCGCGCCGATGCCGCCCGGCCGGGTGATGCGGTTATCCTCTCCGGCTCGATCGGTGATCATGGCATCGCGGTGATGTCGAAACGCGAGAACCTGGAATTCGATGCGGCGGTCGTCTCCGACAGCGCCGCGCTGCACGGGCTTGTGGCCGCGATGGTAGAGGCCGGTGGCAGGCAAATCCGGCTGATGCGCGATCCCACGCGCGGCGGCATCGCCGCGACGCTTAACGAAATCGCCAGCCAGTCAAAGGTCGGCTTCCATATTGACGAGGAAGCCATCCCGGTCAAACCGGAGGTGGCAGCGGCCTGCGAGTTGCTAGGGCTCGATCCGCTCAATGTCGCCAACGAGGGCAAGCTTGTCGCCGTCGCCGGGCCGGAAGGCGCCAAAGCAATCCTGGCTGCGATGCGTGCACATCCCCTCGGGCGGGAGGCGGCGCTGGTCGGACACGTCGTGGCTGACGACGATTGTTTCGTGCAGATGTCGACCTGTTTCGGCGGCGGCAGGATCGTCGACTGGCTGTCGGGCGAGCAATTGCCCAGGATCTGCTGA
- the hypD gene encoding hydrogenase formation protein HypD, with product MKYIDEYRNGTLVRDIARQIASTADPARSYHFMEFCGGHTHVISRYGFEDLLPDNVRMVHGPGCPVCVLPIGRIGAAIALAMRPEITLCTYGDLMRVRDRNGWSLLKAKAAGADIRMVYSTLDALRIAEAEPQREVVFFAIGFETTTPPTALALKTAIARNLGNFSIFCNHVVTPAAIHNILESPDVSKPGTIKIDGFIGPAHVSAVIGTKPYEFFAEKFRKPVVVAGFEPLDVIQAVLMLVRQINDGRHVVENQYIRAVTRLGNVKAQAEVANFFELRESFEWRGLGELPLSGLRLRPQYAAYDAEKRFSMMTFTAEDNPACECGAILRGVKKPADCKLFGTVCTPDTPMGSCMVSSEGACAAHWTYGRFRTKARQPDAGRAVA from the coding sequence ATGAAGTATATCGACGAATATCGTAATGGAACGCTCGTCCGCGATATTGCCCGTCAGATCGCGTCGACTGCGGATCCGGCTCGCTCCTACCACTTCATGGAGTTCTGCGGTGGACACACGCACGTGATCTCCCGCTACGGGTTTGAGGATTTGCTGCCCGACAATGTCCGGATGGTCCACGGCCCGGGTTGTCCTGTTTGCGTGCTGCCGATCGGCCGGATCGGCGCGGCGATCGCGCTCGCGATGCGTCCCGAGATCACGCTTTGCACCTATGGCGACCTGATGCGCGTACGGGACAGGAACGGTTGGAGCCTGCTCAAGGCAAAGGCGGCCGGCGCCGATATCCGCATGGTCTACTCGACCCTCGATGCGCTGAGGATCGCGGAAGCCGAGCCGCAGCGCGAGGTGGTGTTCTTCGCGATTGGCTTCGAGACGACGACACCGCCAACCGCTCTGGCGCTAAAGACGGCGATCGCCAGGAACCTCGGCAATTTCTCGATCTTCTGCAACCATGTCGTGACCCCGGCGGCAATCCACAACATCCTGGAGAGTCCGGATGTCAGCAAGCCCGGTACGATCAAGATCGATGGCTTCATCGGCCCAGCCCATGTCAGCGCTGTGATCGGCACGAAGCCCTATGAATTCTTCGCCGAGAAATTCCGCAAACCGGTCGTGGTCGCCGGCTTCGAGCCACTCGATGTCATCCAGGCGGTCCTGATGCTCGTGCGCCAGATCAACGACGGCAGGCACGTGGTCGAAAACCAGTATATCCGCGCGGTGACCAGACTCGGCAATGTGAAGGCCCAGGCGGAGGTGGCGAATTTCTTCGAGCTGCGCGAGAGCTTCGAATGGCGAGGCCTCGGCGAGTTGCCTTTGAGCGGCCTCAGGCTCCGGCCACAATATGCGGCCTACGATGCCGAAAAGCGCTTTTCGATGATGACCTTCACGGCCGAGGACAATCCGGCCTGCGAATGCGGTGCCATTCTGCGCGGCGTGAAGAAACCTGCCGACTGCAAGCTGTTCGGCACGGTCTGCACGCCCGATACCCCGATGGGATCCTGCATGGTGTCGTCGGAAGGCGCCTGCGCCGCACACTGGACCTATGGCCGCTTCCGCACGAAGGCGCGGCAACCGGATGCCGGGAGGGCGGTCGCATGA
- the glmS gene encoding glutamine--fructose-6-phosphate transaminase (isomerizing): MCGIVGIVGQQPVSERLVGALKRLEYRGYDSAGVATIDGGALDRRRAEGKLVNLEARLNKDPLAGTIGIGHTRWATHGAPTERNAHPHFTDGVAVVHNGIIENFAELKDELAAAGAAFQTETDTEVVAHLLARLRRDGIGRREAMFAMLRRLRGAYALAVLFEDDPLTIMAARNGPPLAIGHGDGEMFLGSDAIALAPFTNEITYLFDGDWAIIDKTGVHIFDIDGNAVARPRQVSSDVAYMVDKGNHRHFMEKEIYEQPEVISHALGHYINFIENRVTAVCDDIDFSKVPSLALSACGTAYLAGLIGKYWFERYARLPVEIDVASEFRYREIPLSPQSAALFISQSGETADTLASLRYCKEHGLKIGAVVNTRESTIARESDAVFPILAGPEIGVASTKAFTCQLAVLAALAIGAGRARGTVSDEEEQALVRSLAEMPRIMGQVLNSIQPKIEYLSRELSKCRDVLYLGRGTSFPLAMEGALKLKEISYIHAEGYAAGELKHGPIALIDENMPVIVIAPHDRFFDKTVSNMQEVAARGGRIILITDEAGAAASKLDTMHTLVLPNVDEIIAPMIFALPIQLLAYHTAVSMGTDVDQPRNLAKSVTVE, encoded by the coding sequence ATGTGCGGGATCGTAGGCATCGTCGGGCAGCAGCCGGTCTCGGAACGGCTGGTCGGTGCGTTGAAACGCCTGGAATACCGCGGCTACGATTCGGCCGGCGTCGCGACGATCGATGGTGGAGCGCTCGATCGCCGGCGCGCGGAGGGCAAGCTCGTCAATCTCGAGGCAAGGCTGAATAAGGATCCATTGGCTGGCACCATCGGCATAGGCCATACGCGCTGGGCAACGCATGGCGCACCGACGGAACGCAATGCGCACCCCCATTTCACCGATGGTGTTGCGGTGGTCCACAACGGCATTATCGAGAACTTTGCTGAGTTGAAGGACGAACTGGCCGCGGCCGGCGCCGCGTTCCAGACCGAGACCGACACGGAGGTCGTCGCGCATCTCCTGGCAAGGCTTCGCCGCGATGGGATCGGACGGCGCGAGGCGATGTTTGCGATGCTGAGGCGGCTGAGGGGCGCATACGCACTCGCTGTCCTTTTCGAAGATGATCCGCTGACTATCATGGCGGCACGAAACGGACCGCCGCTGGCGATCGGCCACGGCGACGGCGAAATGTTCCTGGGGTCTGATGCGATCGCCCTGGCGCCCTTCACCAATGAAATCACCTATCTGTTCGATGGCGACTGGGCGATCATCGACAAAACCGGTGTCCATATCTTTGATATCGACGGCAACGCCGTCGCCCGGCCGCGGCAGGTTTCCTCGGACGTCGCCTATATGGTCGACAAGGGCAATCATCGCCATTTCATGGAGAAGGAAATCTACGAGCAGCCGGAGGTCATCTCCCACGCGCTCGGCCACTACATCAACTTCATCGAAAACCGTGTGACGGCTGTTTGCGATGACATCGATTTCTCCAAAGTACCGAGTCTTGCGCTTTCCGCCTGCGGTACCGCCTATCTTGCCGGGCTGATCGGCAAGTACTGGTTCGAGCGTTACGCGCGTCTTCCGGTCGAAATCGATGTCGCCTCCGAGTTTCGTTATCGCGAGATCCCGCTCTCGCCGCAATCGGCCGCTCTCTTCATTTCGCAGTCGGGGGAAACGGCCGATACGCTGGCATCGCTCCGGTACTGCAAGGAACACGGCCTGAAGATCGGTGCCGTCGTCAATACCCGCGAATCGACGATCGCGCGGGAATCCGACGCGGTCTTCCCGATCCTCGCCGGTCCGGAGATCGGCGTCGCATCGACCAAGGCCTTCACCTGCCAGCTTGCCGTGCTCGCCGCGCTCGCTATCGGGGCGGGCAGAGCGAGAGGCACGGTCAGCGATGAGGAAGAACAGGCGCTGGTGAGAAGCCTTGCCGAGATGCCGCGCATCATGGGCCAGGTGTTGAACAGCATCCAGCCGAAGATCGAGTACCTGTCGCGCGAATTGTCGAAGTGCCGAGACGTGCTCTATCTCGGCCGCGGCACCAGCTTCCCGCTGGCGATGGAAGGCGCGCTGAAGCTCAAGGAGATTTCCTACATCCATGCGGAAGGCTATGCCGCCGGCGAACTGAAGCATGGCCCGATCGCGCTGATCGACGAGAACATGCCTGTCATCGTCATCGCGCCGCACGACCGCTTCTTCGACAAGACGGTCTCGAACATGCAGGAAGTTGCCGCTCGTGGCGGGCGCATCATTCTCATCACGGACGAGGCGGGAGCTGCGGCGTCGAAGCTCGACACGATGCATACGCTCGTGTTGCCGAACGTCGACGAAATCATCGCGCCGATGATCTTCGCGCTGCCGATCCAGCTTCTTGCCTATCACACGGCCGTGTCCATGGGCACCGATGTCGATCAGCCGCGCAACCTCGCCAAGTCGGTAACGGTCGAATGA
- the hypF gene encoding carbamoyltransferase HypF, translating into MARVLARPIESRVRRLRLRVRGTVQGVGFRPFVYRLACEMRLSGFVLNDSEGVLIEIEGLDPDRFPEAIRTQAPPLARIDALDVLELPPIGGGRFDILDSLDGRSATRIGADAAICEECRRELTDPGSRFFGYPFVNCTQCGPRFTITSALPYDRAQTSMASFSMCGACAADYVDPESRRFHAEPVACPECGPSLSHPVADMAARLEGGAIVALKGVGGFHLFCDARNDAAIARLRRRKAREVKPFAVMVRDIAAARQLARLTDAEEALLTSPASPIVLVEAVAGKLSNLVAPGLGRIGFIVAYAPAHLLLFDELSRLSPHCPPALVATSANPGGEPLVADNADAELRLSAIADLIVTHDRDIVARADDSVMQVVDGAPAFIRRARGFVPEPVDLGADGPSVIATGTDLKNTVCVTRGREAFLSQHVGGLDNAEAIRFQREAATHLRSILDVTLEFAVCDLHPDLRSVRMAESFGLPVIPVQHHLAHVAAVAAEHRLAEPVVGLALDGHGLGTDGSSWGGEMLAVEGHRWLRTGSLMPLPLPGGDRAAREPWRMGVAALQAANRIDLARALELAHSGVARLAAMFNRGMRTPVTSSLGRLFDAAAAISGVSLVQTHEGQAAMEFEALVRAPRCLPGGYAINDGVLDFRPLILCLAETGMCGTDAADLFHGTLIAGLADWAASGAANLGTGQVVLGGGCMMNRVLATGLAQALRERDLEPYLPRLAPANDGGVALGQAAHARQVIMAKRASEEQSPTCA; encoded by the coding sequence ATGGCGCGGGTGCTCGCACGACCGATCGAAAGCCGGGTCCGGCGGCTGCGGCTGCGCGTGCGCGGTACCGTGCAGGGCGTCGGCTTCCGGCCTTTCGTCTACAGGCTCGCGTGCGAGATGCGGCTTTCCGGGTTTGTCCTTAATGACAGTGAAGGCGTGCTGATCGAGATCGAGGGCCTGGATCCAGACCGCTTCCCCGAGGCGATCCGCACCCAGGCGCCGCCGCTCGCCCGTATCGATGCTTTGGACGTACTGGAGCTGCCGCCGATCGGCGGCGGTCGGTTCGACATCCTCGATAGCCTCGACGGCAGGAGTGCGACCCGTATCGGCGCCGACGCCGCGATTTGCGAGGAATGCCGGCGGGAACTCACGGATCCGGGGAGCCGGTTTTTTGGCTATCCCTTCGTCAACTGTACCCAATGCGGGCCGCGCTTCACCATAACCAGCGCGCTTCCTTACGACCGCGCCCAGACCTCGATGGCCTCGTTTTCGATGTGTGGTGCCTGCGCGGCGGACTATGTCGACCCGGAGAGCCGTCGCTTCCACGCCGAGCCAGTTGCTTGTCCTGAGTGTGGTCCAAGCCTCAGCCATCCAGTCGCCGACATGGCGGCGCGACTTGAAGGCGGCGCGATCGTCGCACTGAAGGGGGTCGGCGGGTTCCACCTGTTCTGCGATGCACGCAACGATGCGGCGATCGCGCGCCTCAGGCGGCGCAAGGCCCGCGAAGTGAAGCCCTTCGCCGTCATGGTGCGGGATATCGCGGCGGCACGGCAGCTGGCGCGGCTGACGGACGCCGAAGAGGCCTTGCTGACTTCGCCGGCGAGCCCGATCGTTCTGGTGGAGGCCGTTGCCGGCAAGCTGTCCAATCTCGTTGCTCCCGGACTCGGGCGGATAGGCTTCATTGTGGCCTACGCACCGGCGCACCTGCTCCTGTTCGATGAACTCTCCCGTCTTTCGCCGCACTGTCCCCCTGCGCTGGTCGCGACCAGCGCCAATCCCGGCGGCGAGCCGCTCGTTGCCGATAATGCGGATGCCGAGCTGCGCCTTTCGGCGATCGCCGATCTGATCGTCACCCATGATCGCGACATCGTCGCCCGCGCCGACGACTCCGTCATGCAAGTTGTTGACGGCGCGCCCGCCTTCATCCGCCGCGCCCGCGGCTTCGTGCCAGAGCCCGTCGACCTTGGCGCGGACGGACCTTCCGTGATCGCCACCGGTACAGACCTCAAGAACACCGTCTGCGTCACGCGCGGTCGCGAAGCGTTTCTGTCGCAGCATGTGGGCGGCCTCGACAATGCGGAGGCGATACGCTTCCAGCGCGAAGCGGCGACCCATCTCCGTTCGATCCTTGACGTGACGTTGGAATTCGCGGTCTGCGACCTGCATCCGGATCTCCGCTCGGTGCGGATGGCGGAGAGCTTCGGTCTGCCGGTCATCCCGGTTCAGCACCATCTCGCTCATGTCGCTGCGGTGGCGGCGGAGCATCGACTCGCCGAACCGGTCGTCGGGCTCGCGCTCGACGGCCACGGTCTTGGCACCGACGGCAGCAGTTGGGGTGGCGAGATGCTTGCGGTAGAGGGACATCGCTGGCTGCGCACAGGATCGCTCATGCCGCTGCCGCTGCCGGGTGGCGACCGGGCGGCGCGCGAACCCTGGCGCATGGGAGTCGCAGCACTTCAGGCGGCGAACCGCATCGACCTCGCGCGGGCGCTCGAGCTCGCTCATTCCGGCGTGGCGCGATTGGCGGCGATGTTCAACCGCGGCATGCGGACCCCGGTTACGAGCAGCCTCGGTAGGCTCTTCGACGCCGCCGCGGCGATATCGGGTGTTAGCCTCGTCCAGACCCATGAGGGGCAGGCAGCGATGGAATTCGAGGCGCTGGTCCGGGCGCCGCGGTGCCTGCCCGGCGGGTATGCCATTAACGATGGAGTGCTCGACTTCCGGCCGCTCATCCTGTGTTTGGCTGAGACAGGGATGTGCGGCACCGATGCCGCCGACCTTTTCCATGGCACGCTGATTGCCGGCCTCGCGGATTGGGCGGCGAGCGGCGCGGCCAACCTCGGCACTGGGCAGGTTGTGCTCGGCGGCGGATGTATGATGAACCGCGTGCTTGCGACGGGTCTGGCGCAGGCACTGCGGGAGCGCGACCTTGAGCCATATTTGCCACGTCTGGCGCCGGCCAATGACGGCGGCGTTGCGCTTGGCCAAGCCGCCCATGCGCGGCAGGTCATCATGGCCAAACGTGCATCTGAGGAGCAGAGCCCAACATGTGCCTAG